The sequence below is a genomic window from candidate division KSB1 bacterium.
TTAAATGCTGAAATTTCATTCTTTTTATTTGATCAAATCAACAATGGCTTGCAAACCTTCTGCTTTTGGAAGAAAATAACGAATTGCTTGAACAGTGCCATCCGCGTTTTCAACTCTTTTGATGTGCTTGCATTTTAGAACGGAATGCTCAATCCAAACGTCATCCTCGACAGTGCTGCCAAAAATATAGGAAGGACCTTTAATTGTGACATTATTTCCAATCCGTGTTGGGAATTCGTCGCTCCCGGTCATATTCACACTCGATTCAATTCGGCAATTCTTACCAATTTCCAGATTGCCTTTTATGATATCTCCTTTAAAAATTTCGGAATTGCTTCCAACTTTCAATGTTTGATTAGAATAGCTCGACACATCTACATTCTCATGAATTCGCACTCCTTCACCCAAAATGACGCGACCGGAAAGTTCGGCATGATTTCCAATTTTTATTCTTTTATTTAACTGAACACCTTTGTCAATCCAAGCGCCCTTGCCAACAGAAATATCGAGCGGGCCACTTTTTTTGTCCAATTCTATTATTTGCTCGACAACTTCGTCTGCTATAAAAAAGTCGTCTTCGTCTACAATTGTGATGATATCCTTGAGTTTCTCATAAACACTTTCGCGAGCGTAGCTCTCCATCTCTTTAAGAACGCTCTTGACATTAAAGCCAAGCACAGTGCGATTGTCAACCGCCTCCGACGCTTTAACCGTCAAATCGTTCTCATTGAAGATACGAATTAAATCCGTCAAATACAATTCCCCTTGCACATTATCCGTACTGAGCTTGTTGATACAAGCGATGATTTTATCCGCCTTGAAGGCATAAACCCCGGTGTTGAATTCCCTGAGATCAACAAGTTTTTCTTTTGTAAAACCGTAAGTGCGGCCTTTATAATTTACTCGATATGTTTCGTTCGGCTCAAGTGCGAGGATATCTTTTTGCTCCTTAATTTCAATCACCTTACTGAAATTATCGCCTGCACTTTGGCCGTTTATATCCTCGGCCGGCACCCGCAAAACCCGGCCATAATAATTATCACTCGCAGCTCCCTCAAACACGCCCGTGAGGATCATCATATCGCAGGGATTGTTTTCAAAATCGGACTTAAACTGCTGTACGGCGCCGGAGTTCAACAGCCCCATATCTCCCGGAAAAATAAAAACATTGGATGACAAATAGCCCTTTGTCAGACTTTGCAAGGCAACGCGAACGGCGTCACCGGTGCCATTCTGCTCTTCCTGCAGAACGAAGGTCCGCTGATCGCTCCTTCCAAGGGCGGCT
It includes:
- a CDS encoding NTP transferase domain-containing protein; its protein translation is MSYTTEVLSSDVVTYLDDISSPLNCSNENLAIILAAGHGKRIKSVTSKMLHKIWGVPTVERVSNAARKGLDSSNQILVVGIKAKDVAAALGRSDQRTFVLQEEQNGTGDAVRVALQSLTKGYLSSNVFIFPGDMGLLNSGAVQQFKSDFENNPCDMMILTGVFEGAASDNYYGRVLRVPAEDINGQSAGDNFSKVIEIKEQKDILALEPNETYRVNYKGRTYGFTKEKLVDLREFNTGVYAFKADKIIACINKLSTDNVQGELYLTDLIRIFNENDLTVKASEAVDNRTVLGFNVKSVLKEMESYARESVYEKLKDIITIVDEDDFFIADEVVEQIIELDKKSGPLDISVGKGAWIDKGVQLNKRIKIGNHAELSGRVILGEGVRIHENVDVSSYSNQTLKVGSNSEIFKGDIIKGNLEIGKNCRIESSVNMTGSDEFPTRIGNNVTIKGPSYIFGSTVEDDVWIEHSVLKCKHIKRVENADGTVQAIRYFLPKAEGLQAIVDLIK